One window from the genome of Salvia splendens isolate huo1 chromosome 9, SspV2, whole genome shotgun sequence encodes:
- the LOC121747031 gene encoding ATP synthase subunit gamma, mitochondrial isoform X2, whose product MKSVKNIQKITKAMKMVAASKLRAIQSKTENSRGLWQPFTALLGDLPSVDVKKTVVVTISSDKGLCGGINSTSVKVSRGLKKLNSGPDKECKYVIVGEKAKAQLVRDSKNDIELALTELQKNPLNYTQVAVLADDILKNVEYDALRIVYNKFQSVVSFIPSVSTILSPEIVERESEAGGQLGELDSYEVEGAETKSEVLQNLTEFQFSCVMFNAVLENACSEQGARMSAMDSSSRNAGEMLDRLTLTYNRTRQATITTELIEIISGASALEG is encoded by the exons ATGAAGAGTgtcaaaaatattcaaaaaatcacAAAGGCTATGAAGATGGTTGCAGCTTCAAAGCTCCGAGCTATTCAGTCAAAAACTGAAAACTCACGTGGTCTGTGGCAACCATTCACTGCTCTTCTTGGTGACCTTCCAA GCGTTGATGTGAAGAAGACTGTTGTTGTTACAATTTCATCCGACAAAGGTCTGTGTGGTGGTATCAATTCTACTTCAGTGAAAGTTAGCAGGGGCCTCAAGAAGTTAAATTCCG GTCCCGACAAGGAATGCAAGTATGTTATTGTGGGAGAGAAAGCCAAGGCCCAACTTGTTCGAGACTCCAAGAATGATATTGAGCTAGCCCTAACTGAGCTGCAGAAGAATCCTCTGAACTATACTCAG GTTGCTGTGCTTGCTGATGACATCTTAAAGAATGTAGAATATGATGCATTAAGGATTGTGTACAATAAGTTCCAATCAGTGGTCTCGTTTATTCCATCAGTATCCACTATTTTATCTCCTGAG ATAGTTGAGAGAGAATCTGAAGCTGGAGGTCAACTTGGGGAATTGGATTCTTATGAAGTTGAAGGTGCTGAAACGAAGTCAGAAGTGCTTCAGAATCTGACAGAGTTCCAATTCTCATGT GTTATGTTCAATGCTGTCTTAGAAAATGCTTGCAGTGAGCAGGGAGCTAGAATGTCTGCAATGGACAGCTCAAGTAGAAATGCTGGAGAGATGCTTGACCGCCTCACCCTCACTTATAACAG AACTCGTCAAGCGACTATCACTACAGAATTGATAGAGATTATATCTGGAGCATCAGCATTGGAGGGATAA
- the LOC121747031 gene encoding ATP synthase subunit gamma, mitochondrial isoform X1 codes for MAMAALRRQGRRIAAPIISPRPINPLRSSIVPSEDQSFLGVRSVSTQIVRNRMKSVKNIQKITKAMKMVAASKLRAIQSKTENSRGLWQPFTALLGDLPSVDVKKTVVVTISSDKGLCGGINSTSVKVSRGLKKLNSGPDKECKYVIVGEKAKAQLVRDSKNDIELALTELQKNPLNYTQVAVLADDILKNVEYDALRIVYNKFQSVVSFIPSVSTILSPEIVERESEAGGQLGELDSYEVEGAETKSEVLQNLTEFQFSCVMFNAVLENACSEQGARMSAMDSSSRNAGEMLDRLTLTYNRTRQATITTELIEIISGASALEG; via the exons ATGGCGATGGCTGCTTTGAGACGCCAGGGCAGGCGGATCGCCGCCCCTATCATTTCTCCCCGCCCTATCAATCCCCTCCGTTCGTCTATCGTTCCTTCGGA GGATCAATCTTTCTTGGGAGTTCGATCTGTGTCAACTCAAATTG TTCGCAATCGTATGAAGAGTgtcaaaaatattcaaaaaatcacAAAGGCTATGAAGATGGTTGCAGCTTCAAAGCTCCGAGCTATTCAGTCAAAAACTGAAAACTCACGTGGTCTGTGGCAACCATTCACTGCTCTTCTTGGTGACCTTCCAA GCGTTGATGTGAAGAAGACTGTTGTTGTTACAATTTCATCCGACAAAGGTCTGTGTGGTGGTATCAATTCTACTTCAGTGAAAGTTAGCAGGGGCCTCAAGAAGTTAAATTCCG GTCCCGACAAGGAATGCAAGTATGTTATTGTGGGAGAGAAAGCCAAGGCCCAACTTGTTCGAGACTCCAAGAATGATATTGAGCTAGCCCTAACTGAGCTGCAGAAGAATCCTCTGAACTATACTCAG GTTGCTGTGCTTGCTGATGACATCTTAAAGAATGTAGAATATGATGCATTAAGGATTGTGTACAATAAGTTCCAATCAGTGGTCTCGTTTATTCCATCAGTATCCACTATTTTATCTCCTGAG ATAGTTGAGAGAGAATCTGAAGCTGGAGGTCAACTTGGGGAATTGGATTCTTATGAAGTTGAAGGTGCTGAAACGAAGTCAGAAGTGCTTCAGAATCTGACAGAGTTCCAATTCTCATGT GTTATGTTCAATGCTGTCTTAGAAAATGCTTGCAGTGAGCAGGGAGCTAGAATGTCTGCAATGGACAGCTCAAGTAGAAATGCTGGAGAGATGCTTGACCGCCTCACCCTCACTTATAACAG AACTCGTCAAGCGACTATCACTACAGAATTGATAGAGATTATATCTGGAGCATCAGCATTGGAGGGATAA